ATAAGGGAGCGACTGAATTCGTGTTAGATTTGACGAGAGGGGAAGCATAGAATTCTTGGCACGCATTTGATGATAAATTGAAATAATGCCCATACTGACCGATATAAACAGTAGCACTAAAAATTTGGAGTTCTTGGAGGAAGCAATTTGAAATTGATTATCGGTGAACAACCTATTGAGTATAAAGAGAGACCGTCAGTAGAAGAAGTGATTGAACGGATTAATGAGAACGTGACGGAAGGGTATTATTTCAGCCACTTTATTGCTGATGGTACAGAAGTTTACGATGAGCATGAGGAGTATTTGAAGAGCAACTTGGACGAGATCAAGGAGCTTGAGGTCGTCATTAAGACAGAAAAGGAATTCATGAATGATGTCCTTCTGTCGGCAGAGGAGTATTTGCAACGTGCAATTCCGGAAGTGAGCACACTTGCCAATGACTTCAACCGTGTTCCGACGAGGGATACATGGGACAGATTTGAAATGCTGTTAGGCGGGGTAGAATGGCTGAATGATATGCTCAAGGTAGTTTGCAGTAGCAAGGAGCGCCCTTCGAACTGGGAAATGTATCAACAGTTGACATCAAACATGCAAGCCGAGTTGTCGAAGCTTGGAAAAGCGGTTGAAAAGAAGAAAAACGTGCAAATTTCGACGATCATCAAGAATGGACTGTTTCCGATTTTTGAGAGGTTGGAAAAGGAATTTGGAGTGACCATTGATTCGGAGTTTGTCCGAAGGGATTTGAATTGATTTTAGACCTTTTTAAGTGGTTATGTATATCTGTCAATATTACTGATTATACTATATAAGAGCCTTCACTAGGGGGCGGTATGATAATAATCATTCATGTCACAATCGAGTTGAAGGAAAAACCAATCAAGTGGTTTCTATTGATCGGTTTGTTGATGAAGATGGGGTACATTACAATTCCGGATTTCGTTGCTTTTTTGAAATAAAACGGAACTGTAACTTATATTGAAAAAAAGAAGAAGGCTCCGGGAATCAGTTTTTCTGATTCTCGGTCACAAAAGGTGAATAAAGTACTGCCACAAAAAACGTCAAGGATAATTTCTTGACGTTTTTCTTTTTACCTTAGGGAAAAACAAGCATTTGGAACTTATGCTAGACTCGAATATGCAACTATTTACAAGTATGAAAATAATTCTAACCGCACATTTTAAAGGGATATTTCCACAAAGAAATTTGGCTGATATAAAATTTAGTATATGAATTTGATACTATGCCAAAAGTTTGAGAGTTTGACGATGTTACGCTATAATCTATGTAATTCAACTTGAAGGCGTTTTGCATAATTGGTTGCAAAAGGGATGAGTTTCAGATCGTCAAGGTTCTTAACGTTAAGCACCTTGCCGATAAACAAGAAGATATCCAGAAGCACGCACAGCGACTGCAGACAGGAGATTTCTGTTAAACTAATCACGATTATAATTATAATCAGCACCTCGATTCCATTATAGTCGAACTGTTTATGCAATAACTGGGCCACCGGGTAATTCCCAAAAAAGTATGCTAGGGAGGTTTTCTGCCATGCAGAGTAATAGGCCTGATTTTAAATTACATACCTCCCCTAGCTCTGCCAAAATTAATTGGTCGAAATACAAAACGAGGTACTATCTACACTTTGATACTCCGATTGATATTATGCATATTAAGGATCAAATTCAAGATCCAAAATGGGTATCCTCTTATGCTTTTTTACCGTCCATACATTTCACCATCACATTTAATAAATATGTAACCATTTCTAAAGATAAGAGCTTACCCCTTCATTTGCGTAAAGAGAAAAAGAAGAAAAAGCGACAAATATATTACGCTGCTCATAAGGATCGTTTTATCTACAAGTATTATGGAGACAGACTTAATGATGCTTACAATTACTATGCCAAAGAATATGGCATTGATGAGACTGCAATAGCGTATCGCAATAATAAGCCTGGTTGTAATACTGTAGATTTTGCTTATGAGGTATTCGATTTCTTATATCAACAAGAGCAGGCAGTCATAATGTCGATTGACTTCACCAAATTTTTTGATAACATAAATCATCGTTTTCTAAAAAACAATATTAAAACGGTTTTAGGTGTTAATGAATTACCAGATGATTGGTATAAGGTTTACAAAAATCTAACACAGTATACATACGTAAACAAATCTAAGATTGATAATTACTTAAAGCAAGCTTACGGTATTAAGCGATTAAAAAAGTTAATTCAGTCGAAACAACTTAAAAAGATTATGAATCCTGCAGATTTCCGGGTATTTAAGAAAGAAAATCTGTATAAAAACAAAAAGCCTTATGGTATTCCTCAGGGATCTGGTATGAGTGCCGTCTGTTCTAATGTCCATCTAATCGCATTTGATCAAGATATTAAGAGATGGGCTGAACAACACGATGCTTTATATCGAAGGTATTGTGATGATATGATTTTGATCATTCCTGTATCTGGCACAAGTTCACAGAATATATCTATTTTAAAGGACAGCATTCTTTCCAAGGTATTATCGTACGAAGAGCAAGGACTTAAAATTCAAGAAGAGAAGACAGAAATTCGTTTATATGATGGACGAAGAATAGTCGATGAACAAAATAAAGACAGTTCATTGGATTATTTAGGGTTTGTTACAGATGGACAAGTTATTCGGTTACGGGAAAAGAGTCTTTTTAAATATTATTATCGGGCATATCGAAAAGCAGATACAAGTCGACGCATTGCTTTAGCTACAAAACGGAAAGGCCCAAGGAAAGAATTATACTCAATTTATACACACTTAGGATTTAAATATAAAGAATACGGAAATTTCACCACCTATGCCAATAATGCTCATAAAATGATGTCCCAGTTAAAAGTAGAGAGCCAGATAAATAAGCAAGTGAAAAGGCATTGGAATAAAATACATAAACGATTGTAATGAAATTTTGTATGTTAATCCTATGCTATTAGCATTTCTGATAAATAGGTACATCGCCTAGGTTTTTTTCGGGTAAAAATTTTCACTCTAAACGAATCGTGTATTTTAAAATATCTATTCGGAAGCATTGATGGAACCCCAAATCCATCAATGCTTTTTTCTATTCTCCTCCCACAAAACTCTCCCCTCCAAGTCATCTTTTCTCTCCATCCGAATATACATAGTTGTAACAATCACCGACAACCCAATCTCGGACAAGCAACGCTCCGAGAACCAAAGGAGGAATCCACCAAATAAAACCCATAACACAACACGCACCACAAAATCGAATAAAGGGGGAATTTGTAATGAAAAGGACTTTCACTCTCTTATTTCTCACAATGATTGTCTTCGCACTAATCCTTTCCGGCTGCGGAGGGAAAAAAGCGAAGAAGGGCAACCGAGAGATTATCGTTGCAGCGATTTCGGAACCGGATTCTGTGGATGTGCATCGAACATCGTCGATGGGGGATGCGAACTCTGCTTTGTACGATCCTTTGATGAAGTATGACGATAACGGGAATATCGTCGGGAATTTAGTGAAGGAGTATACGGTTTCGCCGGATGGCAAGGAAGTGACGTTCGAGCTGAAAGAGGTTGTCGAATTTCATTCCGGAAAGCCTGTGAACGCGGAAGCGGTGAAGAAGTCGTTTGAACGGTTGATGGAGTCTTCGCCGTTCAAAACGAATGCAGGAGACATTAGCAAAATAGAAGTTGTCAGCGAATATGTATTCAAGATTACGTGGAATGAGCCGTTTGCGCCGTTCTTCACGAATGCGACGTCGGATTACTTATCTCCGATCGACGTGTCTGTGCTTGATAGCAACGGGGAAGGGTTTGAGAAAAATCCGAGTGCTACGGGGGCTTTGAAGCTTAAGGAAATCAAACGTGGGGATTCGTTAGTTTACGAACCAAGTGATAAATATGACTGGGGTAAAGAAGGACCTGGCTTTGACAAAGTGACATACCGTTTTATTCCAGATGAAGAGACTCGGATCTTGGAGTTCAAAAAAGGGAATGTGGATGTTTTAGGAAGCGTTCCTTATCAATATATCGAAGAGCTTGAGAAGGAAGACGGCGTGACGATTGTACGGGTTCCGAATTACGTATTAAGTTACCTCGGTTGGAATAACAAGAAACCAATATTCCAAGACGTGCGCGTGAGACAAGCGATCGCAATGGCGATTGATCGTGATGCGATCATTTCGAACACATTCAGGGGCGAGGCGAAGCCAGTGTTTGGTCCATTGCCTCCAGCGACATTTGGCTATAGCGAGAAGATCGAAGAAATGGCGCGCAGCAAATATGCAAAGGATCTTGATAAAGCAAAACAATTATTATCAGAGGCAGGCTGGAAAGACAAGAATAAAGACGGCATCGTCATGAAAGACGGCAAGCCGTTCAAAGTGGATCTTTGGGTGGATGATGATCCGGCAAACCAACGTGCGGCCCAGATCATTCAAAATCAATTGAAGGAAATCGGTATCGACCTCTCCATTTCGGTAAAAGAATCAGCGACGATCATCGAACAGACGCCGAAGGGTGCTCATGATATGCTGCTCTGGGGTTTTGGCTGGCTTGACGCAGATGTATTGAACTTCCTTCTATTCGGGGAAGGGAAATCTACTCGCCTGCATTATGAAGTCGAAGAAATCTATAGCCTTTTAGAAAAAGGTGCGCTTGAAATGGATCAGGAGAAACGATTGAAACTGTATGAGGATGCACAAAAGCTGTTAGTTGAGCAATCTCCTTGGGTACCGCTTTATGTGAAAGAGAATATTACGGCAATCCGGAATTTCGAGGAATTCGAGATTCAT
The sequence above is drawn from the Sporosarcina luteola genome and encodes:
- a CDS encoding reverse transcriptase domain-containing protein; protein product: MQSNRPDFKLHTSPSSAKINWSKYKTRYYLHFDTPIDIMHIKDQIQDPKWVSSYAFLPSIHFTITFNKYVTISKDKSLPLHLRKEKKKKKRQIYYAAHKDRFIYKYYGDRLNDAYNYYAKEYGIDETAIAYRNNKPGCNTVDFAYEVFDFLYQQEQAVIMSIDFTKFFDNINHRFLKNNIKTVLGVNELPDDWYKVYKNLTQYTYVNKSKIDNYLKQAYGIKRLKKLIQSKQLKKIMNPADFRVFKKENLYKNKKPYGIPQGSGMSAVCSNVHLIAFDQDIKRWAEQHDALYRRYCDDMILIIPVSGTSSQNISILKDSILSKVLSYEEQGLKIQEEKTEIRLYDGRRIVDEQNKDSSLDYLGFVTDGQVIRLREKSLFKYYYRAYRKADTSRRIALATKRKGPRKELYSIYTHLGFKYKEYGNFTTYANNAHKMMSQLKVESQINKQVKRHWNKIHKRL
- a CDS encoding ABC transporter substrate-binding protein; this translates as MKRTFTLLFLTMIVFALILSGCGGKKAKKGNREIIVAAISEPDSVDVHRTSSMGDANSALYDPLMKYDDNGNIVGNLVKEYTVSPDGKEVTFELKEVVEFHSGKPVNAEAVKKSFERLMESSPFKTNAGDISKIEVVSEYVFKITWNEPFAPFFTNATSDYLSPIDVSVLDSNGEGFEKNPSATGALKLKEIKRGDSLVYEPSDKYDWGKEGPGFDKVTYRFIPDEETRILEFKKGNVDVLGSVPYQYIEELEKEDGVTIVRVPNYVLSYLGWNNKKPIFQDVRVRQAIAMAIDRDAIISNTFRGEAKPVFGPLPPATFGYSEKIEEMARSKYAKDLDKAKQLLSEAGWKDKNKDGIVMKDGKPFKVDLWVDDDPANQRAAQIIQNQLKEIGIDLSISVKESATIIEQTPKGAHDMLLWGFGWLDADVLNFLLFGEGKSTRLHYEVEEIYSLLEKGALEMDQEKRLKLYEDAQKLLVEQSPWVPLYVKENITAIRNFEEFEIHPRRNLIMWENVKVAK